The window GGTGATGAACCCCCTATTACTGCAAATGAACCATTCGCGGTCCTGGTCAAACTTTCAGGATATGAGGGTGTTACAGATGTACAGGAGGAGACTCAGATAGCTTTCTCTGCGGTCCAGCTTCAAATGGAACCACAACCGGGTTTAAAATTTTATACCACAGAATCTTCTCCGACTGGGAGGTGTGGCCAGGACGACTGGGGCTGGCATATCAGAAATTTTGTCTGGGACTGGAATGTTAATGTTCACTACTATGGAGAGCTGGGTATTAATCCTCCAGGGCTTCCCTCAACGCCCAAAATAGTTTCTGCTTACCCCAACCCCTTCAATCCATCAACAACAATTGAATATGAAATACCAGAGCAGTTGGAGGTTTCACTGATCGTCTACGACGTATCGGGTAGAGAAGTGCAGACGCTTGTCTCGGCATCACAGGAGGCAGGTCGTCATAGTGTCACCTGGGATGGAACAAACCAACATGGTCATCAGGCGGCTGGAGGTATGTACTTTGTAAGATTCCAGGCTGGAGAGTTTAAGCGTGTCATTAAGGTGGTTTATTTGCGATGAACAGAGTGCTGAGAAGAGCAAAGCAAAAATGGGCTGATAAATGAAAGAGTAAGCAGGCAGGAGAAAACGACATGAACGATTCCAACGATCCAACATTTCCAATCAGGGAAAAAGCAGCGCCATTTGAAAATGTCGTTACCGGCACTTCATGTAATCAAAGCTCCTTCAAAACAAAGCGTGGAGCGTTTTTCTTTGCTGGTCCTGGAGCTAAAGGCGTCGGCTTTAAAGCCATGTTCAAGCTAAAGGGATCAATGCCACAAGCCCAAACATTGGCCAGGGAGAATCCCCATCATTTTGAAGTCGGATCAACTGGTTGGGTAACCACCAGATTTTCCGCAGAAGAACCCCTCCCAAAACCGATTTGGGAGAAATGGCTTGATGAATCTTATCTGATTACGGAGAAAAAAATCTAAGTCGAGGATGACCAAGAGTGAAAGCAACTGAAAAGCAGGCTGGCTTATTCTGTTTTCCGGGGTTTTCTGGATTGCTTGAGACCCCTGACACTCTCAGCCTGAAGCATATAGCGCATCATCCGAAAAGCCACAAATTCCGGACTGAATAAGCGAATGCCCCGTGCCAGGAACAAGACAGGTCCGGTAAAAAGAAGATTCATAAATGCCCTGTAGAGCGGTGATGCATCTGGAAAGCCCTTCATTTTTACGAAACGACTGGGTAGAACCGGATAAAGCTCCGGATAGGCTTCCAAAAGCTTGGGTATACCCTCCCTGCCAAAATCATACTTTAACTTCAAGCTCTGGCGTAGAGAATGGTGAATACAATATGCTACCGCTTCTGGTTCATAATGAATCTGGTTTTGCGATTGAGTGCTAATTCTGTGAGCGATATCGATATCTTCTGCTTCAGGGTGGTCTATATGTTCTGCATAACCGTCACAGGCTTCGAATGTCTTTTTTCTGATTGAAAAATTTGCCGTATTTACATAGCGCAGGGGTGGTGATGAATGCGATCCTGTCTGGGCTGCCCAGCGACGGGTACTGCGATAATCACCATCCAGAAATCGAAACCAGCGATTCTTTTTTACAAAAGCCGGTAGATAGATTTCACCCATAACAGCAGCAGTTAGTTGGCTCTCATAAGCTTCGAGGTGGCGGTACAAGAGTTCCGGGGAAACTTCCAGGGAACTCTCCAGAAAAAGGATGATCTCATTGTCGGCAGCGGCCACACCAAAGTTACGACCCCTGGCTCGATTTGTGGAGATGTCTACGGCAACAAACTTCAAATCAAATGAGAATTGATAGTCCTTTAAAACAGCTTCAACTTTTTCAGTTAAGCCCTGTAAAACCATGATGACCTCAAACTCAACATCCTGGTGTTCGAGACGCTCACACCCCGTGAGAACCCGGACACAGGCACCTGGATCTGCATTGGCGAAAATCACAATACTTACTCTAGGCCAGGTCACGAGGTAACTCCTTTGTCCATCCCTGTTTCAGATAAATACCATAGACTGAGCGCATGACAGCTTCAACACTGTGGGTCTTTTCTACCCATGCTCTCCCTGCCTTTTTCTTTTGCACAACCAACTCCTTATCTGAGGTCAATTTCACCAGATCTTCGTAGAGTGAATCCTTGTGGACATTCACGAAGGGGTGTTCTCCCAGAAAGGTTTCATATTCTGGTAGGAGGTTGGTGCAACAGGCCAGGCCCATGGAAAAAGACTCCACGGAATTCATGCCATAGCCCCAGCCCCCCAGGTTGGCAACCTGGTCAATATAGATGTCGCACTCTGCCTTCTTTTTGAGGGTCACTTCATGGGGCTCATTTTCAATCAACACAAACTTCACCCCGTGACTTTTTTCCAGTTTTTGACAGGCCTCAATAATGATATCTGAGCCTTTCCAGTAACGGTCACGGGTCGCATGACAAATTTTCAGGGGTTCGTTGAGCTCATATCGGGGGGCATGATTTTTTACTTCGAAGGGTAGAAACACATATTCCATATTGGGGTGTTTCTGCATGAGATCCAGTTCGCTTGAGGTGTTGATGTCCACCAGTTTGTCGATCCAGGGGAACACGCCACGGGTGCGCATGTCCACACCATGATAATTGGCGATGATGTGCTTGCCCTGCTGTTTTAACTCATCAAAAGGCCAGGCTGAGGTCCTGAGAAAACCGTGTCCGCCCTCAAGATGATAGATATCATAATCAAGAAGACCGTGTGCCTTAAAAAACTTCTTCAACAGGGGTTTCCACAGCTGATCACGCATGCTGAAAAAGAGGGCTCTCTGAAAGGAGGGCTTCCATTCCGGCGGATAGCCCTGAGCATCCTCATAAAGCTTACTCTCGTCGCTTATAAGGCTTTTTGTCTTTTTAAAAATTTCTGTTTTGGGCAGAAGTGGCAGATCCAGACAAATGTCTTCAGGAAAACCTTCTGCCGTGGGAAAGAGGGTCACAAAATTGGCCTGATTCCCCAGTTTTCGATGGGCATCCACAAAGAGCTGGAGCGTCCCTGAGGTATTTTCAGGGCGCAGATATAATATTTTTAGCGGGCGTCCCATGCGTTCCTCATGATCAAATGCAGATACAGACGATACTGTGTCCGGGTCAGTTTTAAATTTTGCTCGATTCGTCTCTTGAACTGTCTTTCCATGCTTTTAGGGAGATCAATTAGTTTTAATAACGACCAGATAAAGGGGTAGAGTAAAATGGTCTTATTTAGCTCGGGGTGTTTCTTCAAGAGGGCAGGCAAACCCACCTTGCCATACTCCTGCAGCCGGGCTCGGATGCGGATATGACTTTCCAGCTTGACCCGCTCCAAAGGCAGGTTGTCCACGATAATCCGGGAAGAATAGCCCTGTTGGTCCAGTCGGTAAGCCAAATCTAATTCATGACCTCCATAGTGATTCATGTTTTCATCAAAACCACCAAGTTTCGAAAACACCTCTTTTTTAAGAATGGCCGCTGTAAACACAGTGTTTTTCACGCGAAGTTTTCCGGCCTTTGCATGGAGCCGCCCACTTTGGTTTGCCAAAAAAACCTGAAAGTGATCGCCTTTGATATCTGCCGCCTTTTTCACCAGGTGCTGAGCTACGTCGAAGCGATGATTCTTGATAAAGTCCGCGACCTGAGAGATATAGTTTTCCGGTAGTTTCAAGAAAACAGAGAGCAGGACAAGAAACTCGCCGCGGGCTTGCTTAACTCCGGCATTTCTTGCGCTGGCAGCACCTCTCTGGGTTTCGTTTCTATAAAGTTTAAAATTGTCCGGAGCCCTGGAGATCAGCTCAAGTGGTTTAGGTGAGCAATCATCAACAACGATAACTTCCCAATTATCCCCAGGTGCATTTGCCAGGAGCTCAGATAGAATTCTATCCAGGTTATCCTGGTCCTCATAAACTGGTAGAACAACGGAGATGTCTATCTGGGCCATGAATCACCCTGGTTTTCTTGAAATCAATTGTCTGGCTGCCGTTTTTATTTGTGAAAGCTCCAGGACCCCCACTATTGGTAACAGGGGAAAATATGCCAGCACGACGACAAAGGAGATGAGCAGGGCCTGGCCCGGAATTAGTTGGGGTAAAAAGAAAAGCACAGCCACCAACAGGGCCAGCTTGATCAGTTTTGTGCCTTCATATGGAATGGGATAGAACCTTTTTGAAACAAACCAGAGCAGGAAGGATTGTCCCATATAGGATGCCAGCGCTGCGATTCCTGCGGCCATAAAACTAAAGTTAAAGACACCCATGAGGATCAGGTTGGTAGACAGGTTTATCACCATACCGGTCCCTGTAAAAAGGGGGGCCAGATAGGTTTTCTTTTTGAGATACATGCCCACAACCAGATTGACATAGACCCCCTGAAACAGATAAGCCAGCAGGATCAATGGAACAATTTTGAGACCATCTGCAAACTGTGGGGTTATAATTGCCCTTCCGTTAAAATCCATGGTCAACACTGATGGAGCCAGCAGGGAGACCAATAGAAAAACAAAGGAGCCCACAACCACAAAGAGGGTCAATATTCTGGCAAAGGTTTCTCTGGCATTTTCCTGGTCAGACAGGGACAGAAAGAAGGGGTGCCAGGCAAAACGAAAGGCTGTTACCATGAGAGCCATGATCATACCTATCTTGTAACCTGCACTATAAATTCCCACGGTGGCCTGATCAAAAAAGTGTTTGATGAGAAAGCGATCTCCCAGGGCGACCACCATAGCAAACAGAACGGCCGGAACTGTTGGCAGGCCAAACTTCAAAAGATCCTTCCAAAGTCGTGTATTCCAGGTGATGTGGAGGTTTTTAAAAATGGCTGGAGAAGCAAAAAGCAGTTTGACCAGTGAGCTTGAGATATTGGCCACCAGAACACCCTTTAGGCCCCATCCCCAAAAGCCCACCAGTAAGACATTCAAGCCCAGGTTTACCACCACCTCAGAAAAAATGATACTCACATAGCGCAGGGGTTTTTGAATGCTTCGGTAATACAGAATTGGCATAAAGGACAGGCCGTCGAGCATGAGAATGATAAAGGCCAATGCAAAAACGTTGGTGGCTGGGTCATCACCCAGAAGGAGGCTGGCAAGCGGTACTTCTGCGAGGAAAAGAGCTGCTGTTATAAGTGCTGTAGTGGCCAGTATACTGAGGTAAACAACGCTGAAGATTTCCTGTCGGCGCTGCTGGTCTTTCTCTGGAATAAAAAAGCGCATAAAAGAGGCATCGAGGCCATACATATAAACCACATTCATCAGAGCCAGGAAGGGGTAGATCAGATTGAGGGCTCCATATTCCACAGGAGTCATCATGTTGATGTAGAGTGGCAGGAGTAAAAATGTGATGGCTCTGTTGAAAATGTTTCCCAAACCGTAAACCAGGGTATTCCCAGCCATTTTCTTTATGTTTGCACCAACCGAACTCATTCTACTGGACCCCAAACTTCAAACAGGGGGCGATACTCAAGAAAATCGACGGGATAGTAGGTCAGCATGTTGAGTTTTTTGAGAAACAACGGTTCTGACTCGGCTTCAAAGCTCATTTTTAATTCATAGTTTCTTGACGTACACAATGAATCAAACCGGGCAGCCATTT of the Candidatus Neomarinimicrobiota bacterium genome contains:
- a CDS encoding T9SS type A sorting domain-containing protein is translated as MDKHRTHIVMFSALLLFFCVQGLGFEERSTSFRDTSVTLSWTQGLTVDTSLAGYQRDYFLQYYIPQNDGFIESIEFNFADLPMFEGVILAIQIVVPEYTSWPEIQTGEIADSCIAGHLGYYDESTGFEAFGSNWVWGGINDVDGALEDYSYDPLGGQIWPDSGFASLAIDPNDEDQGPYTLFMVAGDEPPITANEPFAVLVKLSGYEGVTDVQEETQIAFSAVQLQMEPQPGLKFYTTESSPTGRCGQDDWGWHIRNFVWDWNVNVHYYGELGINPPGLPSTPKIVSAYPNPFNPSTTIEYEIPEQLEVSLIVYDVSGREVQTLVSASQEAGRHSVTWDGTNQHGHQAAGGMYFVRFQAGEFKRVIKVVYLR
- a CDS encoding glycosyltransferase family 2 protein — translated: MTWPRVSIVIFANADPGACVRVLTGCERLEHQDVEFEVIMVLQGLTEKVEAVLKDYQFSFDLKFVAVDISTNRARGRNFGVAAADNEIILFLESSLEVSPELLYRHLEAYESQLTAAVMGEIYLPAFVKKNRWFRFLDGDYRSTRRWAAQTGSHSSPPLRYVNTANFSIRKKTFEACDGYAEHIDHPEAEDIDIAHRISTQSQNQIHYEPEAVAYCIHHSLRQSLKLKYDFGREGIPKLLEAYPELYPVLPSRFVKMKGFPDASPLYRAFMNLLFTGPVLFLARGIRLFSPEFVAFRMMRYMLQAESVRGLKQSRKPRKTE
- a CDS encoding glycosyltransferase; its protein translation is MGRPLKILYLRPENTSGTLQLFVDAHRKLGNQANFVTLFPTAEGFPEDICLDLPLLPKTEIFKKTKSLISDESKLYEDAQGYPPEWKPSFQRALFFSMRDQLWKPLLKKFFKAHGLLDYDIYHLEGGHGFLRTSAWPFDELKQQGKHIIANYHGVDMRTRGVFPWIDKLVDINTSSELDLMQKHPNMEYVFLPFEVKNHAPRYELNEPLKICHATRDRYWKGSDIIIEACQKLEKSHGVKFVLIENEPHEVTLKKKAECDIYIDQVANLGGWGYGMNSVESFSMGLACCTNLLPEYETFLGEHPFVNVHKDSLYEDLVKLTSDKELVVQKKKAGRAWVEKTHSVEAVMRSVYGIYLKQGWTKELPRDLA
- a CDS encoding glycosyltransferase, producing MAQIDISVVLPVYEDQDNLDRILSELLANAPGDNWEVIVVDDCSPKPLELISRAPDNFKLYRNETQRGAASARNAGVKQARGEFLVLLSVFLKLPENYISQVADFIKNHRFDVAQHLVKKAADIKGDHFQVFLANQSGRLHAKAGKLRVKNTVFTAAILKKEVFSKLGGFDENMNHYGGHELDLAYRLDQQGYSSRIIVDNLPLERVKLESHIRIRARLQEYGKVGLPALLKKHPELNKTILLYPFIWSLLKLIDLPKSMERQFKRRIEQNLKLTRTQYRLYLHLIMRNAWDAR
- a CDS encoding oligosaccharide flippase family protein, giving the protein MSSVGANIKKMAGNTLVYGLGNIFNRAITFLLLPLYINMMTPVEYGALNLIYPFLALMNVVYMYGLDASFMRFFIPEKDQQRRQEIFSVVYLSILATTALITAALFLAEVPLASLLLGDDPATNVFALAFIILMLDGLSFMPILYYRSIQKPLRYVSIIFSEVVVNLGLNVLLVGFWGWGLKGVLVANISSSLVKLLFASPAIFKNLHITWNTRLWKDLLKFGLPTVPAVLFAMVVALGDRFLIKHFFDQATVGIYSAGYKIGMIMALMVTAFRFAWHPFFLSLSDQENARETFARILTLFVVVGSFVFLLVSLLAPSVLTMDFNGRAIITPQFADGLKIVPLILLAYLFQGVYVNLVVGMYLKKKTYLAPLFTGTGMVINLSTNLILMGVFNFSFMAAGIAALASYMGQSFLLWFVSKRFYPIPYEGTKLIKLALLVAVLFFLPQLIPGQALLISFVVVLAYFPLLPIVGVLELSQIKTAARQLISRKPG